A single window of Chitinophaga sp. XS-30 DNA harbors:
- a CDS encoding redoxin domain-containing protein → MARLLPSFFLIVLFFSYGKGQSRIQQIKVGDKVPELVFGNMKNYYKDKANLSEFRSKLLIIDVWNRWCSSCINAFPKMERLQKIFEDKIAIILLTDDPIEEFNKLREKSSIVKNTRLPFSIEDTLINKLFPHKGVPMHIWIDTTGTAIAITSGYNTTEGTIRNYLNGNLPSMNRRDNDIIDFEKKKPLFAEGNGRQLDKLVAYSTLFGSLKNYRFSSSSYLHDSISKKIIGFRKLNANLPSLISFAYNTSDIILDFPEGEKYFSPISEDSMNQFVEKYQYSYEVKLPERWYDSISTIQKYLQEDICRYFNLKIKLENKKLLTYNLISTGSIHRIVSKNSNTQAISEFHPILINLIFKNAPILALTNGLSSIINKNRRTDKIAVNNNTGYSGNIDMEISIPDASICSINKALAVHNLMLIPKYEVKKVAIARLRD, encoded by the coding sequence ATGGCAAGGCTTCTCCCTTCATTCTTCCTTATAGTCTTATTCTTCTCATACGGAAAGGGGCAATCCAGAATCCAGCAAATAAAAGTTGGAGACAAGGTTCCTGAGTTAGTTTTTGGGAACATGAAGAACTATTATAAAGACAAGGCTAATCTAAGCGAGTTTAGAAGTAAATTGCTAATTATTGATGTATGGAATAGATGGTGCTCAAGTTGCATAAACGCATTTCCAAAAATGGAAAGGCTACAAAAAATATTTGAAGATAAAATAGCTATAATTCTGCTTACCGATGATCCGATTGAAGAATTCAATAAACTAAGAGAAAAATCATCTATAGTTAAAAACACCCGCTTACCATTTTCTATCGAGGACACATTAATCAATAAATTATTTCCTCACAAAGGAGTTCCCATGCATATCTGGATTGATACCACGGGAACTGCCATCGCCATAACAAGTGGATACAATACTACAGAAGGAACAATAAGAAACTATCTTAATGGCAATTTGCCTTCTATGAACAGAAGAGATAACGATATAATAGATTTTGAAAAGAAAAAACCATTATTTGCAGAAGGAAATGGCAGACAGTTAGATAAGCTCGTAGCCTATTCAACGCTTTTTGGAAGTTTAAAAAACTATCGTTTTTCTTCATCTTCATATTTACATGATTCTATTTCAAAGAAAATAATAGGCTTTCGAAAGCTGAATGCGAATTTGCCATCGCTAATATCGTTTGCCTATAATACTTCGGACATTATCCTCGATTTTCCCGAAGGGGAAAAGTATTTCAGTCCAATATCTGAAGATTCTATGAATCAGTTTGTAGAAAAATATCAGTATTCTTATGAGGTAAAATTGCCAGAAAGGTGGTATGACTCAATTTCAACTATTCAAAAGTATTTGCAGGAAGACATATGCAGATATTTTAACCTCAAAATAAAATTGGAAAACAAAAAACTACTTACTTACAACTTAATTTCAACTGGGAGCATTCACAGAATAGTTTCCAAAAACAGTAATACACAAGCTATATCTGAATTCCACCCCATCCTCATTAATCTCATTTTCAAAAATGCTCCTATATTGGCATTAACCAATGGCTTATCTTCCATCATCAACAAAAATAGACGGACAGATAAAATAGCAGTAAATAACAACACGGGATATTCAGGAAATATTGACATGGAAATTTCAATACCAGATGCATCCATATGTTCTATCAACAAAGCACTAGCAGTACACAACCTGATGCTAATCCCAAAGTATGAAGTAAAGAAAGTTGCAATTGCCCGCTTAAGGGATTAA
- a CDS encoding MauE/DoxX family redox-associated membrane protein, with protein sequence MKQKSLSIPQSPVRTVKIYRLAVEVICAILLIVWLYTGTSKLIEYYDFRFQLRKLPYFSQYAPFLTFFIPLLEIAIALLLIVKKTKLLGLIASLGLMLIFTAHVYYVLNYMRNIPCSCGGVISSLDWHQHLTLNIVLTLLALIALIIQLRLNKWTKGK encoded by the coding sequence ATGAAGCAAAAATCCTTGTCAATTCCGCAATCTCCTGTGAGGACAGTAAAAATCTATCGACTCGCCGTAGAGGTAATCTGCGCTATCCTCCTAATAGTATGGCTTTACACAGGTACCAGCAAGCTTATAGAATACTATGACTTTCGGTTTCAGTTGCGAAAGTTGCCTTACTTTAGCCAATATGCGCCATTTCTCACCTTTTTCATTCCGCTACTAGAAATTGCCATAGCACTATTGCTTATTGTTAAAAAGACCAAGCTACTTGGGCTAATAGCGTCCCTAGGGTTGATGCTAATCTTTACAGCGCATGTGTATTATGTTCTAAACTATATGCGTAACATTCCCTGTAGCTGCGGGGGCGTCATTTCCTCACTTGATTGGCACCAACATTTGACGCTCAACATAGTGTTAACTCTACTGGCTTTAATTGCGTTAATCATTCAATTAAGACTAAACAAGTGGACAAAGGGGAAGTAA